One stretch of Jiangella gansuensis DSM 44835 DNA includes these proteins:
- a CDS encoding DEAD/DEAH box helicase, with translation MWTNVPAEDDLGLRAVVGPSAYVRGLMYAQQGAVSDIEWDPARCMFTGKVIGSRRDPYVTAAVMDPLDDATYTFAEGYCTCPVKFDCKHVVALLIAAVSDERPTEQPTPEPAVPAWTRALDSLLGDDGTGQGRDDDAVPLAVELSLYTPRTSTRRRNQVTQPQLRARVVRPGQNGWVAGQLSWSGLRQPYGVQQHRADQVQWLRQFYTLHQAGRQASAFFPYYQTEEKYLDLTAFESSQLWPMLDEAALLGIRLVHRKKSWGDIDGYRTARLSLDVTKAAESGDLVIAPTLAVDGVGEDVVPVRFIGDDAHGLVYASRADAESGTDSQNWRFGLARFDRPVDHQLQTMVLDGNPLTVPASDGDRFRDEYAPRLHRLVTVESSDGSFAPPDLSGPRLVVRADYDDDHALDLHWEWLYSIGDQERRYSLGVHHEDDEFRDRDAERALLASVDAELDGIELSPGETDEAIRRLTRGFGDQKPSVVSRRRLDGLDTMRFSTEAVRRLEDLTDVDVEVTGDPADYREVGDSVVIGVSTEASPGETDWFDLGVTITVEGQDVPFVDVFSALSRDEPYLLLPDGAYFSVQKPELQALRKLIEEARALGESTSTTTRISRFQAGLWEELMALGIVTSQADAWRRQVQGLLTADSFRHTQPPSTLLAELRPYQLDGYRWLTFLWEHGLGGILADDMGLGKTVQALALMCHAKQTVPGGAPFLVVAPTSVVSNWVAEAARFAPGLSVVPVTDTLRRRGQSIDDVIDGADVVVTTYTLMRLDADAYAQVSWSGVMFDEAQHVKNHQSKTYQSARKLPAAFKLAITGTPVENNLMELWSQLSLTAPGLFPSPSRFEQYYARPVERRADTGLLAQLRRRIRPLVLRRTKDQVVTDLPAKQEQVTEVELHPAHRKVYEKHLQRERQKVLGLLDDIDKNRFTILRSLTLLRQLSLHAGLVDPDHAGLPSAKIGMLLEQLREVVDGGHRALVFSQFTGFLGVVREHLGAAGIDYCYLDGSTRHREQVIASFKDGMAPVFLISLKAGGFGLNLTEADYCFLLDPWWNPATEAQAVDRTHRIGQTRNVMVYRLIAADTIEQKVMALKARKADLSASVMDDGNLFGSSLGIDDIRDLLQ, from the coding sequence ATGTGGACGAACGTGCCGGCTGAGGACGATCTGGGGCTACGCGCCGTCGTGGGCCCGTCGGCGTATGTGCGCGGGCTGATGTATGCCCAGCAGGGCGCGGTGTCCGATATCGAGTGGGATCCGGCGCGCTGCATGTTCACAGGCAAGGTCATCGGTAGCCGCCGTGATCCCTACGTCACCGCGGCGGTGATGGATCCGCTTGACGACGCGACGTACACGTTCGCCGAAGGCTATTGCACCTGTCCGGTGAAGTTCGACTGCAAGCACGTTGTCGCATTGCTGATCGCCGCAGTGTCCGACGAACGGCCGACGGAGCAACCCACGCCCGAACCCGCTGTGCCGGCGTGGACGCGGGCGTTGGATTCGCTGTTGGGCGACGACGGCACCGGCCAGGGCCGCGACGACGACGCTGTGCCCCTGGCGGTGGAGCTGTCGCTGTACACGCCGCGGACGTCCACGCGGCGGCGCAACCAGGTCACGCAGCCGCAACTGCGGGCGCGCGTGGTGCGGCCGGGGCAGAACGGCTGGGTGGCGGGGCAGCTGAGCTGGTCCGGGCTGCGGCAGCCCTATGGGGTCCAACAGCACCGCGCCGATCAGGTGCAGTGGCTGCGCCAGTTCTACACACTGCACCAGGCCGGACGCCAGGCGTCAGCGTTCTTTCCGTACTACCAGACCGAGGAGAAGTACCTCGACCTGACGGCGTTCGAGTCCAGCCAGCTGTGGCCAATGCTGGACGAGGCAGCATTGCTGGGCATCCGGTTGGTGCATCGGAAGAAGAGCTGGGGCGACATCGACGGCTATCGCACCGCCCGGCTGTCGCTCGATGTCACGAAGGCCGCGGAGTCCGGCGACCTGGTCATCGCGCCGACGCTGGCCGTCGACGGGGTTGGCGAGGACGTCGTCCCGGTCCGGTTCATCGGCGACGACGCCCACGGCTTGGTCTACGCGAGCCGCGCCGACGCCGAGTCCGGCACCGACTCGCAGAACTGGCGGTTCGGCCTGGCCAGGTTCGACCGCCCCGTGGATCACCAGCTGCAGACCATGGTGCTCGACGGCAACCCGCTGACGGTGCCGGCCTCCGACGGCGACCGGTTCCGCGACGAGTACGCCCCACGACTGCACCGGCTGGTGACGGTCGAGTCGTCGGACGGTTCGTTCGCGCCGCCGGATCTCTCCGGGCCGAGGCTGGTCGTCCGCGCCGATTACGACGACGACCACGCGCTGGACCTGCACTGGGAGTGGCTCTACAGCATCGGTGACCAGGAACGACGGTACTCGCTGGGTGTCCATCACGAGGACGACGAGTTCCGCGACCGGGACGCGGAGCGCGCGCTGCTGGCGAGCGTCGATGCCGAGCTCGACGGCATCGAGCTGTCACCGGGCGAGACCGACGAGGCGATTCGACGCCTCACGCGGGGCTTCGGTGACCAGAAGCCGTCGGTCGTCTCGCGGCGCCGGCTGGACGGGCTGGACACCATGCGGTTCAGCACCGAGGCCGTCCGGCGCCTCGAGGACCTCACCGATGTCGACGTCGAAGTCACCGGCGACCCCGCCGACTACCGGGAGGTCGGAGACTCCGTCGTCATCGGCGTGTCCACCGAGGCATCGCCAGGCGAAACCGACTGGTTCGACTTGGGCGTCACCATCACCGTCGAGGGCCAGGACGTGCCGTTCGTCGACGTGTTCAGCGCACTGTCACGGGACGAGCCGTACCTGCTGCTGCCCGATGGCGCGTACTTCTCCGTCCAGAAGCCCGAGCTGCAGGCATTGCGCAAGCTCATCGAGGAGGCCCGCGCACTCGGCGAGAGCACCAGCACCACCACCAGGATCAGCCGGTTCCAGGCCGGGCTCTGGGAAGAGCTCATGGCACTGGGAATCGTGACCAGCCAGGCCGACGCCTGGCGACGCCAGGTCCAGGGGCTACTGACGGCCGATTCGTTCCGGCACACCCAACCGCCGAGCACGCTCCTGGCCGAACTGCGCCCCTACCAGCTGGACGGATACCGGTGGCTGACGTTCCTATGGGAACACGGGCTCGGCGGAATCCTCGCCGACGACATGGGCCTCGGCAAGACGGTGCAGGCGCTGGCGCTGATGTGCCACGCCAAGCAGACCGTCCCGGGCGGCGCACCGTTCCTCGTCGTCGCGCCGACCAGCGTGGTGTCGAACTGGGTGGCCGAAGCCGCGCGGTTCGCGCCCGGGCTAAGCGTCGTACCGGTCACGGACACGCTGCGCCGTCGCGGTCAGTCCATCGACGACGTCATCGACGGCGCGGATGTCGTGGTCACCACCTACACGCTGATGCGTCTGGACGCCGACGCCTACGCCCAGGTGTCGTGGTCCGGGGTGATGTTCGACGAAGCCCAGCACGTGAAGAACCACCAGTCGAAGACGTATCAGAGCGCGCGGAAGCTACCCGCGGCATTCAAGCTGGCCATCACCGGCACGCCGGTGGAGAACAATCTGATGGAGCTGTGGTCTCAGCTGTCGCTCACCGCGCCCGGCCTGTTCCCCAGCCCGAGCCGCTTCGAGCAGTACTACGCCCGTCCGGTCGAGCGGCGGGCCGACACCGGGCTCCTCGCCCAACTGCGCCGCCGCATCAGGCCGCTGGTCCTGCGCCGCACCAAAGATCAGGTGGTCACCGACCTCCCCGCCAAGCAGGAGCAGGTCACCGAGGTCGAGCTGCACCCCGCGCATCGCAAGGTCTACGAGAAGCACCTGCAGCGTGAGCGGCAGAAGGTGCTCGGACTGCTGGACGACATCGACAAGAACCGCTTCACCATCCTGCGGTCACTCACGCTGCTGCGGCAGCTGAGCCTGCACGCCGGGCTCGTCGACCCCGACCACGCCGGACTGCCCAGCGCCAAAATCGGCATGCTGCTCGAACAGCTCCGTGAGGTCGTCGATGGCGGCCACCGCGCACTAGTGTTCAGCCAGTTCACCGGGTTCCTCGGGGTGGTGCGTGAGCACCTGGGCGCCGCCGGAATCGACTACTGCTACCTGGACGGCTCCACCCGCCACCGCGAGCAGGTGATCGCCAGCTTCAAGGACGGAATGGCGCCGGTTTTCCTGATCAGCCTCAAAGCCGGCGGGTTCGGCCTGAACCTCACCGAGGCCGACTACTGCTTCCTCCTCGACCCATGGTGGAACCCGGCCACCGAAGCCCAAGCCGTCGACCGCACCCACCGCATCGGACAGACCCGCAACGTCATGGTGTACCGGCTGATCGCCGCCGACACCATCGAGCAGAAGGTCATGGCGCTCAAAGCACGCAAGGCGGATCTGTCCGCCAGCGTCATGGACGACGGCAACCTGTTCGGCAGCAGCCTCGGCATCGACGACATCCGCGACCTCCTCCAGTAG
- a CDS encoding ABC transporter permease: MIGSTLVFTQRSMVHSLRNLDSLVTAIVAPVAIMLLFVTVFGSALSGVSARSYVEYVTPGVMLLCAGFGAALTATSVHTDVTRGVVARLRTMPVRASGVVVGHVLASVARNLVSTALVLLVAVALGFRSDGSFVEWVGAGALLASYIVALTFVAAAWGLAVRSVDAAGMFSFVALFLPYLSTAFVPVDSLPGWLQGFAEHQPVTVAIEALRGLVTGSASAGDLVAFTAWFTGLGVAAALATGWLFRRAALRG; encoded by the coding sequence ATGATCGGCTCCACTCTCGTCTTCACCCAGCGCAGCATGGTGCACTCGCTGCGCAACCTGGACAGCCTCGTCACCGCGATCGTCGCCCCGGTCGCGATCATGCTGCTGTTCGTGACGGTGTTCGGCTCCGCCCTGTCCGGGGTGTCGGCCAGGTCGTACGTGGAGTACGTGACGCCGGGCGTGATGCTCCTGTGCGCCGGCTTCGGCGCGGCGTTGACGGCGACGTCCGTGCATACGGACGTGACGCGCGGGGTCGTGGCACGGCTGCGCACCATGCCGGTACGAGCGTCCGGCGTCGTTGTCGGGCACGTCCTGGCCAGCGTGGCGCGCAACTTGGTGTCGACGGCGCTCGTGCTGCTGGTCGCGGTGGCGCTCGGGTTCCGCTCCGACGGCTCGTTCGTGGAGTGGGTCGGCGCCGGGGCGCTGCTTGCCAGCTACATCGTGGCGCTCACGTTCGTCGCGGCCGCATGGGGGCTCGCGGTGCGGTCGGTGGACGCAGCCGGCATGTTCAGCTTCGTCGCCCTGTTCCTGCCGTACTTGTCGACGGCGTTCGTCCCGGTCGACAGCCTGCCGGGCTGGCTGCAGGGGTTCGCCGAGCACCAGCCGGTGACCGTGGCCATCGAGGCGCTGCGCGGCCTGGTGACCGGGTCCGCGTCCGCCGGCGACCTGGTCGCGTTCACCGCCTGGTTCACCGGGTTGGGCGTGGCTGCGGCGCTGGCGACGGGCTGGCTGTTCCGCCGGGCCGCCCTGCGCGGGTGA
- a CDS encoding ATP-binding cassette domain-containing protein: protein MRASEVAVDVSDLRMSYGNHNVLDGVSFTVPAGQVCALLGPNGAGKTTLIRILTTLRRPTGGSARILGQDVVTSAAAVRRLISVTGQHASVDEELTGRENLVMIARLLGRRRRDAAARADELLASFGLSDAADRRAGQYSGGMRRRLDLAASLVDSPPVVFLDEPTTGMDPRSRQDLWRLVAGLADSGTTVFLTTQYLEEAEALADHVAVLHGGRIVASGTAAELKRQVGEEWIELTFADGSHEQVVSDGSAERLRDVLNHYHAAGRPVASVTVRTPTLDDVFLTLTDQEVAA, encoded by the coding sequence ATGAGAGCTTCCGAAGTCGCGGTCGACGTCTCCGACCTGCGCATGTCCTACGGCAACCACAACGTTCTCGACGGCGTCAGCTTCACCGTCCCCGCAGGTCAGGTCTGCGCCCTGCTCGGGCCGAACGGCGCCGGCAAGACGACCCTCATCCGGATCCTCACCACCCTGCGGCGGCCCACCGGCGGCAGCGCGCGCATCCTTGGTCAGGACGTGGTGACCTCGGCCGCGGCGGTGCGCCGGCTGATCAGCGTCACCGGCCAGCACGCGTCGGTCGACGAGGAACTGACCGGGCGCGAGAACCTCGTGATGATCGCCCGGCTGCTGGGCCGGCGCCGGCGCGACGCCGCCGCCCGGGCCGACGAGCTGCTGGCGTCGTTCGGGCTGTCCGACGCCGCCGACCGGCGCGCCGGTCAGTACTCCGGGGGCATGCGGCGCCGCCTCGACCTCGCCGCCAGCCTCGTCGACTCGCCGCCCGTCGTCTTCCTCGACGAGCCGACCACCGGCATGGACCCGCGCAGCCGGCAGGACCTATGGCGGCTGGTGGCCGGACTGGCGGACTCCGGCACCACCGTCTTCCTCACCACGCAGTACCTCGAAGAGGCCGAGGCGCTGGCCGACCACGTCGCCGTCCTGCACGGCGGCCGCATCGTCGCCTCCGGGACGGCGGCGGAGCTGAAACGTCAGGTCGGGGAGGAATGGATCGAGCTCACCTTCGCCGACGGGTCGCACGAGCAGGTCGTCTCCGACGGCAGCGCCGAACGGCTGCGCGACGTGCTCAACCACTACCACGCGGCCGGCCGGCCGGTCGCGTCCGTGACCGTCCGTACGCCCACCCTCGACGACGTCTTCCTCACCCTGACCGACCAGGAGGTCGCGGCATGA
- a CDS encoding TetR/AcrR family transcriptional regulator, with translation MTTDDYGLSRALQSAWGIAPAPTKGPRPRLSLEQIVTTAVELGDRDGVDAITMSGVAKRLGSGVMSLYRYVESREDLLILAADAALASPPSSSTHESLDDDDGWRVRTAAWATAMRRTYQAHPWLTALPITSEPLMPSRVRWLEAGLACLAGSGLGGAEAISVVTLLWTYIRGDVELGASMGASVPEVDDVNAFLAGRLRAMAPPGEFPRMLAILDGEVAGGSDDTDFELAIDVILAGVAARAESADRLATDAPSDRR, from the coding sequence GTGACCACAGACGACTACGGCTTGTCGCGCGCCCTGCAGTCGGCGTGGGGGATCGCGCCGGCGCCGACGAAGGGGCCGCGGCCGCGGCTGAGCCTCGAACAGATCGTGACGACGGCGGTCGAGCTCGGCGACCGTGACGGCGTCGACGCCATCACCATGAGCGGTGTCGCGAAGCGGCTCGGCAGCGGCGTCATGTCCCTGTACCGCTACGTCGAGTCGCGCGAGGACCTGTTGATCCTCGCCGCCGACGCCGCCCTCGCCTCGCCGCCGTCGTCGTCCACGCATGAATCACTCGACGACGACGACGGCTGGCGGGTCCGCACCGCCGCCTGGGCCACCGCGATGCGCCGCACCTACCAGGCCCATCCGTGGCTGACCGCGCTCCCGATCACCAGCGAGCCCCTGATGCCGTCGCGGGTGCGTTGGCTGGAGGCGGGCCTGGCCTGCCTGGCCGGGTCGGGCCTCGGCGGCGCGGAGGCGATCTCCGTCGTCACCCTGCTGTGGACGTACATCCGCGGCGACGTCGAGCTCGGTGCCAGCATGGGCGCCTCGGTGCCCGAGGTCGACGACGTCAACGCGTTCCTGGCCGGCCGCTTGCGGGCGATGGCGCCGCCCGGGGAGTTCCCGCGGATGCTGGCGATCCTCGACGGCGAGGTGGCGGGCGGCTCCGACGACACCGACTTCGAGCTGGCGATCGACGTCATCCTGGCCGGCGTCGCGGCCCGCGCCGAGAGTGCGGATCGCCTCGCGACGGACGCACCCTCTGATAGGCGTTGA
- a CDS encoding ArsR/SmtB family transcription factor, translating to MHAFDVLGDPVRRRILELLADGELTSGAVTAVIQQEFGISQPAVSQHLKVLRESGFATVRPDGARRLYAVGTDPLRDVDAWLDRFRRFWTPPLEALATELARGKRERRLRAEVERGTAAAPRAPAEPAAQATEPHKPGERPGHETDQEKSS from the coding sequence GTGCATGCGTTCGACGTGCTCGGCGATCCGGTCCGGCGCCGCATCCTGGAACTGCTCGCCGACGGCGAGCTGACCTCCGGTGCGGTCACGGCCGTGATCCAGCAGGAGTTCGGCATCAGCCAGCCCGCAGTCTCGCAACACCTCAAGGTGCTGCGTGAGTCCGGCTTCGCGACCGTCCGGCCGGACGGCGCGCGGCGGCTCTACGCGGTCGGCACCGACCCGTTGCGCGACGTCGACGCCTGGCTCGATCGCTTCCGGCGTTTCTGGACCCCGCCGCTGGAGGCGCTGGCGACGGAGTTGGCCCGCGGCAAGCGCGAGCGTCGGCTGCGCGCGGAGGTCGAGCGAGGCACCGCGGCCGCACCACGAGCCCCAGCTGAACCGGCGGCACAGGCAACGGAACCGCACAAGCCGGGTGAGCGTCCCGGCCACGAGACAGACCAGGAGAAGTCCTCATGA
- a CDS encoding SRPBCC family protein, producing MIDVVQQINAVRRQVGGRVLEAGEARAVVVSQTYPTTADDLWDACTNPERIPRWFLPVSGDLKEGGRYQLEGNAGGVVERCDPPKSFTATWEFGGNVSWIEVRVADEGGERARLELEHLALINDEALQFWDQFGPGATGVGWDLGLIGLTLHLGGDAEAAVDPAAVEAWTTSEEGKRFVALASEKWRDANIAAGTAGEAAAQAAADRTTAFYTGQPET from the coding sequence ATGATCGATGTCGTCCAGCAGATCAACGCCGTGCGCCGCCAAGTCGGCGGCCGAGTCCTCGAGGCCGGCGAGGCGCGCGCCGTCGTCGTCAGTCAGACCTACCCCACGACCGCCGATGACCTCTGGGACGCCTGCACCAACCCGGAGCGGATCCCGCGCTGGTTCCTGCCGGTCAGCGGTGACCTGAAGGAAGGCGGGCGCTACCAGCTCGAGGGCAACGCCGGCGGCGTCGTCGAGCGGTGCGACCCACCGAAGAGCTTCACCGCAACCTGGGAGTTCGGCGGCAACGTGAGCTGGATCGAGGTCCGCGTCGCAGACGAGGGCGGCGAGCGCGCTCGACTCGAGCTCGAGCACCTCGCCCTCATCAACGATGAAGCACTGCAGTTCTGGGACCAGTTCGGCCCGGGCGCGACCGGTGTCGGCTGGGATCTGGGGCTGATCGGCCTCACCCTGCACCTCGGCGGCGATGCCGAAGCGGCCGTCGACCCGGCAGCGGTCGAAGCGTGGACCACGTCGGAGGAAGGCAAGCGCTTCGTGGCACTGGCCAGCGAGAAGTGGCGCGACGCGAACATCGCCGCCGGCACCGCCGGCGAGGCCGCCGCCCAGGCCGCGGCCGACCGCACCACCGCCTTCTATACCGGGCAGCCCGAGACGTGA
- a CDS encoding DUF2252 domain-containing protein: MAVTVTRVEADRAAGKALRGTLPRSGHAVVAPPERDPVGILVEQHASRLAELVPVRVGRMLQSPFAYYRGTAAVMAHDLAAEPRTGVEVVSCGDAHISNFGLFASPERQLLFDLNDFDEAGSAPWEWDVKRLAASVYVGGRDIGMDENACEEATETAVRAYRDALRELYEMTALERYFYQVDVERLENLVSADSRSVLRKTAKKARGRTSEQVLAKIVTVESDGRPCIADQPPVTRHVNHATLDQLRVLFERYRATLRQDIALLLSQFDLVDFVLRVVGVGSVGTRCYVLMLVGPHGEPLFLQAKEAQASALSTYGGMPDMLPDGVPDGDQPHTQGHRVVAGQRILQAQSDPFLGWITGWAGEAEHRPRVDYFWRQFRDMKGSVELSTLKPSQFSAYSALCAGMLARAHSQSAGGAAVRGYLGRSDSFDRAVAQWARGYADICEADYAALAAAVKSGCVPAEHGV, encoded by the coding sequence GTGGCAGTCACCGTGACCAGGGTCGAGGCCGATCGAGCTGCCGGCAAGGCACTGCGGGGCACTCTGCCGCGATCTGGGCACGCCGTGGTCGCGCCGCCCGAACGCGACCCCGTCGGCATCCTCGTCGAGCAGCATGCCAGCCGGTTGGCCGAGCTGGTCCCGGTACGTGTCGGACGCATGCTCCAGTCGCCGTTCGCGTACTACCGCGGAACGGCCGCCGTCATGGCCCACGACCTGGCCGCCGAGCCGCGCACCGGGGTCGAGGTGGTGTCGTGCGGCGACGCCCACATCTCGAACTTCGGCCTGTTCGCCTCGCCCGAACGGCAGTTGCTGTTCGACCTCAACGACTTCGACGAGGCCGGCAGCGCTCCGTGGGAGTGGGACGTCAAGCGGCTGGCCGCCAGCGTCTACGTCGGCGGGCGCGACATCGGCATGGACGAGAACGCATGCGAGGAGGCTACGGAGACCGCCGTCCGCGCGTACCGCGACGCCCTGCGCGAGCTCTACGAGATGACCGCGCTGGAACGGTACTTCTACCAGGTTGACGTCGAGCGGCTGGAGAACCTCGTGAGCGCCGACAGCCGCTCTGTGCTGCGCAAGACCGCGAAGAAGGCGCGCGGTCGCACGTCGGAGCAGGTTCTCGCCAAGATCGTCACCGTCGAGTCCGACGGCCGGCCGTGTATCGCCGACCAGCCGCCGGTCACCCGGCACGTCAACCACGCCACCTTGGACCAGCTACGCGTCCTGTTCGAGCGCTACCGTGCCACCCTGCGGCAGGACATCGCACTGCTGCTGTCGCAGTTCGACCTGGTCGACTTCGTGCTGCGGGTGGTGGGCGTCGGAAGTGTCGGCACCCGCTGCTACGTCCTGATGCTGGTCGGCCCGCACGGCGAGCCGTTGTTCCTGCAGGCCAAAGAGGCGCAGGCATCAGCGCTGTCCACCTACGGCGGCATGCCCGACATGCTCCCCGACGGCGTGCCGGACGGCGACCAGCCACACACGCAGGGGCACCGCGTCGTCGCCGGTCAGCGCATCCTGCAGGCGCAGTCCGACCCGTTCCTCGGCTGGATCACCGGCTGGGCCGGCGAGGCGGAGCACCGCCCCCGGGTCGACTACTTCTGGCGGCAGTTCCGCGACATGAAGGGATCGGTCGAGCTGTCGACGCTGAAGCCGTCGCAGTTCTCCGCCTACAGCGCACTGTGCGCGGGGATGCTCGCCCGGGCACACAGCCAGTCGGCCGGCGGCGCGGCCGTCCGCGGCTACCTGGGCCGGTCGGACTCGTTCGACCGGGCAGTGGCCCAGTGGGCCCGCGGCTACGCCGACATCTGTGAGGCCGACTACGCCGCACTCGCCGCCGCGGTGAAGTCCGGATGCGTGCCCGCTGAGCACGGCGTCTGA
- a CDS encoding MFS transporter, with amino-acid sequence MAIAAETSAAVTVPRWRGGYGRLWSAAVLSRFGDALRNVALPVVAAGLTTSPLALSLVSAAGFLPWLFFGLLSGALADRLDRRRAMWVVDAVRGALVGLFALALVLGYAHLALLAALAFALTTLQTLFDNAATAILPTLVPRAALPSANARLMTGQALAGTFLGAPVAGLLVAAVAPVPFAINAATYLVGAALIASLPRTTTTASGPVPAPGRAAGSTLRAEIADGLRRLWGDHLLRAICVANLLGNLVIGGLTALMVLIITRWAGASDVVYGLVMAAYGAGATVGGLVAARVGRWVGGVRALVIALTTQTGCLAVIGSVPHPATTAAALGVFGVAGMIVNVHDVTLTQQRVPVDMLGRVSAASRTAGIVGAPAGAVLAGVLAQATDVNVPALAGAGVMALAAVAVVRGGRA; translated from the coding sequence ATGGCAATCGCGGCGGAGACCAGTGCTGCCGTGACCGTGCCGCGCTGGCGGGGCGGCTACGGGCGGCTGTGGTCCGCGGCGGTGTTGTCGCGCTTCGGCGATGCCCTGCGCAACGTCGCATTGCCGGTAGTCGCGGCCGGCCTCACCACGTCGCCGCTGGCGTTGTCGCTGGTGTCAGCCGCGGGCTTCCTGCCGTGGTTGTTCTTCGGGCTGCTCAGCGGCGCGCTGGCCGACCGGCTCGACCGGCGGCGGGCCATGTGGGTCGTGGACGCGGTCCGGGGCGCGTTGGTCGGCCTGTTCGCGCTGGCGCTCGTGCTCGGGTACGCACACCTCGCGCTGCTGGCGGCGCTGGCGTTCGCACTCACCACGTTGCAGACCCTGTTCGACAACGCCGCGACGGCCATCCTGCCCACCCTGGTGCCCCGCGCGGCGTTGCCGTCGGCCAACGCGCGGCTCATGACGGGGCAGGCGCTGGCCGGCACGTTCCTCGGCGCCCCGGTCGCCGGGCTGCTCGTCGCGGCGGTTGCGCCCGTCCCGTTCGCCATCAATGCCGCGACATACCTGGTGGGCGCGGCTCTCATCGCGTCGCTGCCGAGAACTACGACGACGGCGTCCGGCCCGGTCCCGGCGCCGGGCCGGGCCGCCGGCTCGACGCTGCGGGCCGAGATCGCCGACGGCCTACGCCGGCTCTGGGGCGACCACCTGCTGCGCGCGATCTGCGTGGCCAACCTGCTCGGCAACCTGGTCATCGGCGGGCTGACCGCGCTGATGGTGCTCATCATCACCCGATGGGCCGGCGCGTCGGACGTCGTCTACGGGTTGGTGATGGCCGCGTACGGAGCGGGCGCGACGGTGGGCGGGCTGGTGGCCGCGCGGGTCGGCCGGTGGGTCGGCGGCGTCCGGGCGCTGGTGATCGCCCTGACCACGCAGACCGGCTGCCTCGCCGTCATCGGTTCGGTGCCGCACCCGGCAACGACGGCGGCCGCCCTGGGCGTCTTCGGGGTCGCCGGCATGATCGTCAACGTGCACGATGTCACGCTGACCCAGCAACGGGTGCCGGTCGACATGCTCGGCCGGGTCAGCGCGGCCAGCCGCACCGCGGGAATCGTCGGCGCACCCGCCGGCGCGGTGCTCGCCGGCGTGCTGGCCCAGGCCACCGACGTCAACGTTCCGGCGCTGGCCGGTGCGGGTGTGATGGCGCTCGCCGCGGTGGCCGTGGTCCGCGGCGGCCGCGCCTGA
- a CDS encoding TMEM165/GDT1 family protein has protein sequence MADLWAAFLVSFGVIFVAELGDKSQLMALTFATRFKAWHVILGITIATTIVHLASVAIGFGLGAALPTGWINVVAAVAFFGFAAWTWRGDTLTDEEKGKAERATRSAVIAVGTAFFLAELGDKTMLATITLATDYDWVGVWIGSTIGMVAADALAIVVGRMLGQRLPEHVIRYGAAALFVLFGIWLLIEGIGELA, from the coding sequence ATGGCCGACCTCTGGGCCGCGTTCCTCGTGAGCTTCGGTGTCATCTTCGTCGCCGAGCTCGGCGACAAGTCTCAGCTCATGGCCCTCACGTTCGCCACCCGCTTCAAGGCGTGGCACGTGATCCTCGGCATCACCATCGCCACCACCATCGTCCACCTGGCGTCGGTGGCCATCGGTTTCGGGCTCGGTGCGGCGCTGCCAACCGGCTGGATCAACGTCGTCGCCGCCGTCGCGTTCTTCGGTTTCGCCGCCTGGACGTGGCGGGGCGACACCCTGACCGACGAGGAGAAGGGCAAGGCCGAGCGGGCCACGCGGTCCGCGGTCATCGCCGTCGGTACCGCGTTCTTCCTGGCCGAGCTGGGCGACAAGACCATGCTGGCGACCATCACGCTGGCCACCGACTACGACTGGGTCGGCGTGTGGATCGGGTCCACCATCGGCATGGTGGCCGCCGACGCCCTGGCCATCGTCGTCGGGCGGATGCTCGGGCAGCGGCTGCCGGAGCACGTCATCCGCTACGGCGCCGCCGCCCTGTTCGTCCTGTTCGGCATCTGGCTGCTGATCGAGGGCATCGGCGAGCTGGCGTGA